The genomic stretch CGAAGTATCGGATAGTAACATGTTGCACTGTGCTAAACTTAAAATGCAGTTACGTAACCGTGTGCAGACCTCGCGATTCTCCACTGGAATTTTCGACAGATCGTCAGTGAAACCTCCCTCGGATTTATCGACGTTCTGAATACTTGAACCAATCCACACATAGCCATTGTAACTAAGTATCAGAGTGGCACCGCTTTCTAGAGTGTGATAGTGAGTTTTTTTACGTTGGATCAGCATCGGCGGTACCTTTAACAATATCCCTTGTGATAGTTTGCCATATTTTAACACTCGTGTATGCAAGGAAAGTGAACCATCCGCAAAAATAGATTGTACTTCCGCACAGATCAGATCTCCTTCCTGCAAGTATCTGCGCATTGTCTGTTCATCTTCGGCTGATCTTCGTCTctgtttcgaaaaattttgaaagaattagtaaaatgcatataaattgcataaaaattattaatttttataaaacaagcgctctatttatatacatatatataatcttACCAGTTCACCACCAGGTAAATTAACACTAGACAATAACAAAACAGCGTCAAGCTTGGCATTTACGTCGACTTTCCAACGCTTCTGCTGCACTTCTGTTATTCTTCCAACAATAAGATCCCCAATCTCTCCATTGTAACGTGCTTTCAACGGCCTAATCGTTATTAGCTTGTTCACCTTCTCCAAAATTCCGGCAACTGATGCacgcaatattttttcatcATCGACGTAAGTTCCATGAcctctaattaaataatcaatctcaattaaacaattaacctaacaaattaaaatatcttaattgATTATATAATCAG from Cardiocondyla obscurior isolate alpha-2009 linkage group LG12, Cobs3.1, whole genome shotgun sequence encodes the following:
- the LOC139106880 gene encoding exosome complex component RRP4-like is translated as MADCPAINVRLAVNRVDFSLITNDDAVQPQLYTPGEEISSQPDFLRGHGTYVDDEKILRASVAGILEKVNKLITIRPLKARYNGEIGDLIVGRITEVQQKRWKVDVNAKLDAVLLLSSVNLPGGELRRRSAEDEQTMRRYLQEGDLICAEVQSIFADGSLSLHTRVLKYGKLSQGILLKVPPMLIQRKKTHYHTLESGATLILSYNGYVWIGSSIQNVDKSEGGFTDDLSKIPVENREVCTRLRNCILSLAQCNMLLSDTSVTFAYEESSKYEVHELLHPEAMVDVALLTHQRLARSI